A genomic window from Acidimicrobiia bacterium includes:
- the secD gene encoding protein translocase subunit SecD — protein sequence MRRQIWLLALTVVLIVAAFFGTLFGNSRPQLGLDLQGGISVVLFPVKGSDLSTLDTAVQIITNRVDALGVAEPEVNRQGNSIVINLPGARNRTQALSLIGRTAQLEFRVVQGFVPFSQSLSTGTTTTVAGATTTTAKGTTTTTGAPTTTAAISSPSTTAKKGALGKTLDLKPVSYTRSAAAATTTAAPTTTTKPAATTTTKPGSTTTSTLAPGTTCKSLLTKTSQLKDSQPAVLPSKSDDANPGCYSVGPLLLNGRRVKTARPLYDSSQGGWTVEVTFRGDDFVTQVAQPDVGKQVAIILDGVVLSAPTIQPNITGKTVSITGSFSQGEASDLALSLKYGALPVQFDQKQQTVESVSPELGKDQLKAGIAAGLIGLGLVALYMIFFYRLLGLVVWLGLGLTGMIFFALVSYLGHAQGLTLTLAGVTGIIVSVGVTVDSYVVYFERLKDEVRTGKTIRSSLDTGFRRAFRTIVAADLVSLIGAGVLYLLAVGSVRGFAYFLGISTAIDLVLAFCFMHPLVALMARRPTLVRMRGIGIASGLDVAGETNL from the coding sequence GTGCGCCGTCAGATCTGGCTCCTCGCCCTCACCGTCGTCCTCATCGTGGCGGCGTTCTTCGGGACGCTGTTCGGGAACAGCCGGCCCCAGCTCGGGCTCGACCTCCAGGGCGGCATCTCCGTCGTCCTCTTCCCGGTGAAGGGCTCCGACCTCTCGACGCTCGACACCGCGGTGCAGATCATCACGAACCGGGTCGACGCCCTCGGCGTCGCCGAGCCCGAGGTGAACCGCCAGGGCAACTCGATCGTCATCAACCTGCCCGGCGCGAGGAACCGCACCCAGGCGCTCTCGCTCATCGGACGCACCGCGCAGCTCGAGTTCCGCGTCGTGCAGGGCTTCGTCCCGTTCTCGCAATCGCTCAGCACGGGCACGACCACCACGGTCGCGGGCGCGACGACCACGACCGCGAAGGGCACCACGACGACGACCGGCGCGCCCACGACGACGGCCGCGATCAGCTCGCCGTCGACCACCGCGAAGAAGGGCGCGCTCGGCAAGACGCTCGACCTGAAACCCGTGTCGTACACGCGCAGTGCGGCGGCCGCGACCACGACCGCGGCGCCGACGACGACGACGAAGCCTGCGGCGACCACCACGACGAAGCCGGGCTCGACGACGACGTCGACGCTCGCGCCGGGCACCACGTGCAAGTCGCTCCTCACGAAGACGTCGCAGCTCAAGGACAGCCAGCCCGCGGTGCTCCCGTCGAAATCCGACGACGCGAACCCCGGCTGCTACTCGGTGGGGCCGCTGCTGCTGAACGGCCGGCGCGTGAAGACGGCGCGACCCCTGTACGACTCGAGCCAGGGCGGCTGGACCGTCGAGGTCACGTTCCGCGGCGACGACTTCGTCACGCAGGTCGCGCAGCCCGATGTCGGCAAGCAGGTCGCGATCATCCTCGACGGCGTGGTGCTCTCGGCGCCGACGATCCAGCCCAACATCACGGGCAAGACCGTCTCGATCACCGGGAGCTTCAGCCAGGGTGAGGCGAGCGACCTCGCGCTGTCACTGAAGTACGGCGCGCTGCCGGTGCAGTTCGACCAGAAGCAGCAGACCGTCGAGAGCGTCTCGCCCGAGCTCGGCAAGGACCAGCTCAAGGCGGGCATCGCCGCGGGCCTCATCGGCCTCGGGCTCGTCGCGCTCTACATGATCTTCTTCTACCGGCTGCTCGGTCTCGTCGTGTGGCTCGGTCTCGGCCTCACCGGCATGATCTTCTTCGCGCTCGTGAGCTATCTCGGGCACGCGCAGGGCCTGACGCTCACGCTCGCGGGGGTGACGGGCATCATCGTGTCGGTCGGTGTCACCGTCGACTCGTACGTCGTCTATTTCGAGCGATTAAAGGACGAAGTGCGCACGGGCAAGACGATCCGCTCGTCGCTCGACACCGGCTTCCGGCGCGCCTTCCGCACGATCGTCGCGGCCGACCTCGTCTCGCTGATCGGTGCGGGTGTGCTGTATCTGCTCGCGGTCGGCTCGGTGCGCGGCTTCGCGTACTTCCTCGGGATCTCGACCGCGATCGACCTCGTTCTCGCGTTCTGCTTCATGCACCCGCTCGTGGCGCTGATGGCGCGCCGTCCCACGCTCGTGCGGATGCGCGGCATCGGGATCGCGAGCGGTCTCGACGTGGCGGGGGAGACGAACCTGTGA
- the yajC gene encoding preprotein translocase subunit YajC — protein sequence MAAFLYLAVVVVACVMLFVVLPRRRLRAVETLQNQLAEGDEIMTTGGLFGRITRLEQDSFDLEVAPGTVVHFARGAVGRRIGSPSEPDPTSADETSD from the coding sequence GTGGCTGCCTTCCTCTACCTGGCCGTGGTCGTCGTGGCCTGCGTCATGTTGTTCGTCGTGCTGCCCCGTCGGCGGCTCCGGGCGGTCGAGACGCTCCAGAACCAGCTCGCCGAGGGAGACGAGATCATGACCACCGGTGGCCTGTTCGGGCGGATCACCCGCCTGGAGCAGGACTCCTTCGACCTCGAGGTCGCCCCCGGCACCGTCGTCCACTTCGCGCGGGGCGCGGTCGGCCGGCGGATCGGGAGCCCTTCCGAGCCCGACCCTACGTCGGCCGACGAAACGTCCGACTGA
- a CDS encoding crotonase/enoyl-CoA hydratase family protein has translation MADAAPVTEEVHGKALVATIAHGKANALSSDVLARLGAALDRVEQSGDDGPGALVVTGTPGMLSGGFDLAVMRAGPKEAGRLVTEGGALFTRFFSSPVPVLVACTGHGIAAGALLMLGADYRVGAAGAFRIGLIETQLGMVLPRWATELGEERLSRRHFQQATVGARIYDPEAALDAGFLDAVVPPERVLEATLEEAERWAALPRPAYAGQVKMNRGPRIAALEAAVQADHDLVFDVP, from the coding sequence GTGGCCGATGCCGCGCCCGTGACCGAGGAAGTGCACGGCAAGGCGCTCGTTGCGACGATCGCGCACGGCAAGGCGAACGCGCTGTCCTCAGACGTGCTCGCGCGGCTCGGCGCCGCGCTCGATCGCGTCGAGCAGAGCGGGGACGACGGTCCCGGCGCGCTCGTCGTCACCGGCACGCCCGGGATGCTGTCGGGCGGCTTCGACCTCGCCGTGATGCGCGCGGGTCCGAAGGAAGCGGGCCGGCTCGTGACCGAGGGCGGCGCGCTGTTCACGCGCTTCTTCTCGTCGCCGGTGCCGGTGCTCGTCGCCTGCACGGGTCACGGCATCGCGGCGGGCGCGCTGCTGATGCTCGGCGCCGACTACCGCGTCGGCGCGGCCGGCGCGTTCCGCATCGGCCTCATCGAGACCCAGCTCGGCATGGTGCTCCCGCGTTGGGCGACCGAGCTCGGTGAGGAGCGGCTCAGCCGCCGGCACTTCCAGCAGGCGACGGTGGGCGCGCGCATCTACGACCCCGAGGCGGCGCTCGACGCGGGCTTCCTCGACGCGGTGGTGCCGCCCGAGCGCGTGCTCGAAGCCACGCTCGAGGAGGCCGAGCGCTGGGCCGCGCTGCCCCGGCCGGCCTATGCGGGCCAGGTGAAGATGAACCGAGGCCCTCGCATCGCGGCCCTCGAAGCCGCGGTCCAGGCCGATCACGACCTCGTCTTCGACGTCCCGTAG
- the ruvB gene encoding Holliday junction branch migration DNA helicase RuvB — protein MRDELLDPAEDPVEATDDATLRPKRLSEFVGQPVLKQQLETMLGAARARGQAVDHLLLAGPPGLGKTSLAGIVAVEMGARMQPTSGPALERAGDLAAVLTNLDDGDVLFIDEVHRLPRTVEEVLYPAMEDFHLDIVIGKGPTARSIRLDLPRFTLVGATTRTGLITGPLRDRFGFVARLDYYGEDDLAAILARSATILGVQIGTEGAREIAQRSRGTPRIANRLLRRVRDFAEVHGDGTVSLDVARAALELFEVDGLGLDKVDRAILGALCRTFGGQPVGLNTLAVAVGEQPETVEDVYEPFLMQCGLLLRTPRGRVATPLAFAHVGLPIARSGGETPGLFGPDR, from the coding sequence GTGCGTGACGAGTTGCTCGATCCCGCGGAGGATCCAGTCGAGGCGACCGACGACGCGACGCTGCGCCCGAAGCGGCTCTCGGAGTTCGTCGGGCAACCGGTGCTCAAGCAGCAGCTCGAGACGATGCTCGGCGCGGCGCGGGCGCGCGGTCAGGCCGTCGACCACTTGCTGCTCGCGGGTCCGCCCGGACTCGGCAAGACCTCGCTGGCGGGGATCGTCGCGGTCGAGATGGGCGCGCGCATGCAGCCGACGTCGGGACCCGCGCTCGAGCGCGCCGGCGACCTCGCCGCGGTGCTCACGAACCTCGACGACGGCGACGTGCTCTTCATCGACGAGGTGCACCGGCTGCCGCGCACCGTCGAAGAAGTGCTCTATCCCGCGATGGAGGACTTCCACCTCGACATCGTGATCGGCAAGGGCCCGACCGCGCGGTCGATCCGGCTCGACCTCCCGCGGTTCACGCTCGTCGGCGCGACGACGCGCACGGGACTCATCACGGGACCGCTGCGCGACCGCTTCGGCTTCGTCGCGCGGCTCGACTACTACGGCGAGGACGACCTCGCCGCGATCCTGGCTCGGTCGGCGACGATCCTCGGAGTGCAGATCGGCACCGAAGGCGCACGCGAGATCGCACAGCGGTCGCGCGGTACACCGCGCATCGCGAACCGGCTCCTGCGGCGCGTCCGCGACTTCGCGGAGGTGCACGGCGACGGCACGGTCTCGCTCGACGTGGCGCGCGCCGCGCTCGAGCTGTTCGAAGTCGACGGGCTCGGGCTCGACAAGGTCGACCGCGCGATCCTCGGCGCGTTGTGCCGCACCTTCGGCGGCCAGCCGGTCGGGCTCAACACGCTCGCGGTCGCGGTGGGGGAGCAGCCGGAGACGGTCGAAGACGTCTACGAGCCGTTCCTCATGCAGTGCGGGCTCCTCCTGCGCACGCCTCGGGGTCGCGTGGCGACACCGCTCGCGTTCGCACACGTCGGGTTGCCGATCGCACGGTCGGGCGGGGAGACTCCCGGGCTGTTCGGACCCGACCGATAG
- the ruvA gene encoding Holliday junction branch migration protein RuvA, translated as MIGSIRGTVLERTPTGDVLVEVGGVGYRASVPVGALMSLSPGDKTFLFTHLHVREDAMVLFGFPTRDERDTFEALINATGVGPKLALAILGVHSPDALRSALATDDLDALVLVPGVGKRTAQRLLIELKARLSVPDLDLGEGVVAAGPRAEVRDALGGLGYSPDEVREVLAGLDDETPVETLLREALRQLRPAARA; from the coding sequence ATGATCGGTTCGATTCGAGGCACCGTGCTCGAGCGCACGCCGACCGGCGACGTGCTCGTCGAGGTCGGCGGCGTCGGCTACCGGGCGTCGGTGCCGGTCGGCGCGCTCATGTCGCTCTCGCCCGGCGACAAGACGTTTCTCTTCACGCACCTCCACGTGCGCGAGGACGCGATGGTGCTCTTCGGCTTTCCGACGCGCGACGAGCGCGACACCTTCGAAGCGCTCATCAACGCGACGGGTGTCGGCCCGAAGCTCGCGCTCGCGATCCTCGGCGTGCACTCGCCCGACGCGCTCCGCAGCGCGCTCGCGACCGACGACCTCGACGCGCTCGTGCTCGTGCCCGGTGTCGGCAAGCGCACCGCGCAACGCCTGCTCATCGAGCTCAAGGCGCGCCTCTCGGTACCCGACTTGGATCTCGGCGAAGGTGTCGTGGCGGCCGGACCGCGCGCCGAGGTGCGCGATGCGCTCGGTGGGCTCGGCTACTCGCCCGACGAGGTGCGCGAGGTGCTCGCGGGCCTCGACGACGAAACCCCGGTCGAGACGTTGCTGCGCGAGGCCTTACGCCAGTTGAGGCCGGCCGCCCGTGCGTGA
- the ruvC gene encoding crossover junction endodeoxyribonuclease RuvC, with translation MFASEGSPEGPILGIDPGLSRCGYGAVIGPASQLRAVAYGVLRTDPQWPLPERLAALEADLESLVRELTPSAVAVERVLFQVNARTAISVGQASGLALAVAARAGLPVVQYSPNEVKLAVTGDGAADKLAVQTMVTRLLDLASTPKPPDAADALALALCHSWRARFDRERDAHPAAAASSRLQAAINRAQQKAER, from the coding sequence GTGTTCGCCTCGGAGGGCTCGCCGGAGGGCCCGATCCTCGGCATCGACCCCGGCCTGTCGCGCTGTGGCTACGGCGCGGTGATCGGCCCGGCATCGCAGCTGCGCGCGGTCGCGTACGGCGTGCTGCGCACCGATCCGCAGTGGCCGCTGCCCGAGCGGCTCGCGGCCCTCGAAGCCGACCTCGAGTCGTTGGTGCGCGAGCTCACGCCCAGCGCGGTCGCGGTCGAGCGCGTGCTGTTCCAGGTCAACGCGCGCACCGCGATCTCGGTGGGGCAGGCGAGCGGCCTCGCGCTCGCGGTCGCGGCGCGCGCCGGCCTGCCGGTCGTGCAGTACAGCCCGAACGAGGTGAAGCTCGCGGTCACGGGCGACGGCGCGGCCGACAAGCTCGCGGTGCAGACGATGGTGACGCGCCTGCTCGATCTCGCGAGCACGCCGAAGCCTCCCGACGCGGCCGACGCGCTCGCGCTCGCGCTGTGTCATTCGTGGCGCGCGCGCTTCGATCGCGAGCGCGACGCGCATCCCGCGGCTGCGGCGTCGTCGCGGCTTCAGGCTGCGATCAACCGCGCGCAGCAGAAGGCGGAACGATGA
- a CDS encoding GNAT family N-acetyltransferase: MLTTLANDGTRYAEDGEDESESPLPPDDASAFLADDHTHLLIAFDEDASDAPPLGFVVANELRHRHSFARMLIVYEIGVDREHRRRGVGRALLDAVVEIARDRGIPEGFVLTNESNRPAMALYAAAGGTRPSLDVVEWDFDYRT; encoded by the coding sequence ATGCTGACGACGCTCGCGAACGACGGGACGCGCTACGCCGAGGACGGCGAAGACGAATCGGAGTCGCCGCTCCCGCCGGACGACGCGTCGGCGTTCCTCGCCGACGATCACACGCACCTGCTGATCGCGTTCGACGAGGACGCGAGCGATGCGCCGCCCCTCGGCTTCGTCGTCGCGAACGAGCTGCGCCACCGCCACTCCTTCGCGCGCATGCTGATCGTCTACGAGATCGGCGTCGATCGGGAGCACCGTCGTCGCGGCGTCGGCCGCGCGCTGCTCGACGCCGTCGTGGAGATCGCGCGCGACCGCGGTATCCCCGAGGGCTTCGTGCTGACGAACGAGTCGAACCGACCCGCGATGGCGCTCTACGCGGCCGCGGGCGGTACCCGGCCGTCGCTCGACGTCGTCGAATGGGACTTCGACTACCGAACCTGA
- a CDS encoding SRPBCC family protein: protein MEISDRFHVSTPLAETWKVLLDIERIAPCLPGAQLEEIDGDEFRGVVKVKVGPITAQYKGTARLAEVDEAQRRILIDASGRDTRGQGNAAAKILVTMEGDESGTDVSVHTDLSITGKVAQFGRGVLADVSAKLLGQFVARLETDVLSGDGASAGAPAAPEPAPGPAPTVVGTSTFAAPDTATAPSPSPQSTGPRRIESAEVEPVDLLATAGAPVGRRLVPVAIGVIVALVLLRGRRRRKRRRA, encoded by the coding sequence ATGGAGATCAGCGACCGATTCCACGTGAGCACCCCGCTCGCCGAGACCTGGAAGGTGCTGCTCGACATCGAGCGCATCGCACCCTGTCTGCCCGGCGCGCAGCTCGAGGAGATCGACGGCGACGAGTTCCGCGGCGTCGTGAAGGTGAAGGTCGGACCGATCACCGCGCAGTACAAGGGCACCGCGCGCCTCGCCGAGGTCGACGAGGCCCAGCGCCGCATTCTGATCGACGCATCGGGTCGCGACACGCGGGGGCAGGGGAACGCGGCCGCGAAGATCCTCGTGACGATGGAGGGCGACGAATCCGGCACCGACGTGTCGGTGCACACCGACCTCTCGATCACGGGCAAGGTCGCGCAGTTCGGACGGGGCGTGCTCGCCGACGTGTCGGCGAAGCTGCTCGGCCAGTTCGTCGCGCGGCTCGAGACCGACGTGCTGAGCGGCGACGGTGCGAGTGCCGGCGCGCCCGCGGCGCCGGAGCCCGCGCCCGGGCCCGCGCCGACGGTCGTGGGCACGTCGACGTTCGCTGCGCCCGACACCGCGACTGCGCCGTCCCCCTCCCCCCAGAGCACGGGGCCGCGCCGCATCGAGAGCGCCGAGGTCGAGCCCGTCGACCTGCTCGCGACCGCGGGCGCGCCCGTCGGTCGCCGGCTCGTGCCCGTTGCGATCGGCGTGATCGTCGCGTTGGTGCTCCTGCGGGGACGCCGCCGCCGCAAGCGCCGCCGCGCCTGA
- a CDS encoding nucleotidyltransferase family protein, giving the protein MIAVALLAAGAGSRYGSDHKLAAPLGGRAVVAWALDAVRASGLAPVVVVVGREADAVLAAGDVKDGGDELVARNARWESGIASSLVTALRTLVDRAEVDGVVIGLGDQPAVGPEAYRRVGDAYDAGARLAVATYAGVRGNPVLLARDHWDEALGLEGDEGARVLMRRHPVVEVPCDGTGEPTDVDTPHDLAALEARWRSATDST; this is encoded by the coding sequence TTGATCGCGGTCGCCCTGCTCGCGGCCGGTGCAGGTTCGCGGTACGGCTCGGACCACAAGCTCGCGGCACCGCTCGGCGGGCGCGCGGTCGTGGCGTGGGCGCTCGACGCGGTGCGCGCGTCGGGGCTGGCGCCGGTCGTCGTCGTGGTCGGGCGCGAGGCCGACGCGGTGCTCGCGGCCGGGGATGTGAAGGACGGTGGCGACGAGCTCGTCGCCCGCAACGCACGGTGGGAGTCCGGGATCGCGTCGAGTCTCGTCACCGCGTTGCGCACGCTCGTCGACCGCGCCGAGGTCGACGGCGTCGTGATCGGGCTCGGCGACCAGCCCGCGGTCGGCCCGGAGGCGTACCGGCGGGTCGGCGACGCGTACGATGCGGGCGCCCGGCTCGCGGTCGCGACGTACGCAGGGGTTCGCGGGAACCCCGTGCTGCTCGCCCGGGACCACTGGGACGAGGCCCTCGGGCTCGAGGGCGACGAAGGGGCACGCGTGCTGATGCGCCGGCACCCCGTCGTCGAGGTGCCGTGCGACGGCACCGGCGAGCCGACCGACGTGGACACCCCACACGACCTCGCCGCCCTGGAGGCCCGATGGAGATCAGCGACCGATTCCACGTGA
- a CDS encoding xanthine dehydrogenase family protein subunit M: MIPAPFDYVRAASADEALALIAEHGEDAKFLAGGMSLLPLMKLRLATPTVLVDVGRVRDLSYIRVDGDVVKIGALTRHRDLEVDATLAQHCGALQAVAAQVGDNQVRHRGTIGGSVAHGDPASDLPAALLALDAEFVVRGPGGDRVVPASDFFQGFLETALAPDELLVEIRVRATGRNGFSYQKFNRRAQDWAIVGALAVRGDGGARIGLVNMGSTPLRARGVEDALAQGASVTDASEHADEGTEPSADLNASVEYRRHLARVLVRRALEASA; this comes from the coding sequence GTGATCCCCGCGCCGTTCGACTACGTGCGCGCCGCGTCGGCCGACGAGGCGCTGGCGCTGATCGCGGAGCACGGTGAGGACGCGAAGTTCCTCGCCGGCGGCATGTCGTTGCTGCCGCTGATGAAGCTGCGGCTCGCGACGCCGACGGTGCTCGTCGACGTCGGCCGCGTGCGCGATCTGTCGTACATCCGGGTCGACGGCGACGTCGTGAAGATCGGCGCGCTCACGCGCCACCGCGACCTCGAGGTCGACGCCACGCTCGCGCAGCACTGCGGCGCGCTCCAGGCCGTCGCCGCGCAGGTGGGCGACAACCAGGTGCGCCACCGCGGCACGATCGGCGGCTCGGTCGCACACGGCGATCCCGCGTCGGATCTGCCGGCCGCGTTGCTCGCGCTCGACGCGGAGTTCGTCGTGCGCGGTCCGGGCGGCGACCGGGTCGTGCCCGCGTCCGACTTCTTCCAGGGATTTCTCGAGACCGCGCTCGCGCCCGACGAGCTGCTCGTCGAGATCCGCGTGCGCGCGACGGGCCGCAACGGGTTCTCGTACCAGAAGTTCAACCGCCGCGCGCAGGACTGGGCGATCGTCGGCGCGCTCGCGGTGCGCGGCGACGGCGGCGCGCGCATCGGGCTCGTGAACATGGGTTCGACGCCGTTGCGCGCTCGCGGTGTCGAGGACGCGCTCGCGCAGGGCGCGTCGGTCACCGACGCGTCCGAGCACGCCGACGAGGGCACCGAGCCGTCCGCCGATCTCAACGCGTCGGTCGAGTACCGGCGGCATCTCGCGCGCGTGTTGGTACGCCGCGCCCTCGAAGCCTCGGCTTGA
- a CDS encoding (2Fe-2S)-binding protein: MRIAMTVNGRPQAYEVEPRTLLVHFLREPCALTGTKVGCDTSSCGACTVLVDGESVKSCTMLAAQADGAAITTIEGLAGAGGELHPMQQAFQENHGLQCGFCTAGMVMASVSLVAEHPDLNERDVREGLEGNLCRCTGYHNIVKAVLAAAEAAKVSQ, translated from the coding sequence ATGCGGATCGCGATGACGGTGAACGGCCGACCGCAGGCGTACGAGGTCGAGCCGCGCACGCTGCTCGTGCACTTCCTGCGGGAGCCGTGCGCGCTCACGGGCACGAAGGTCGGTTGCGACACGTCGTCGTGCGGCGCGTGCACGGTGCTCGTCGACGGCGAGTCGGTGAAGAGCTGCACGATGCTCGCCGCGCAGGCCGACGGCGCCGCGATCACGACGATCGAGGGGCTCGCGGGTGCGGGCGGTGAGCTGCACCCGATGCAGCAGGCGTTCCAGGAGAACCACGGATTGCAGTGCGGGTTCTGCACCGCGGGCATGGTGATGGCGTCGGTGTCGCTCGTCGCCGAGCACCCCGACCTGAACGAGCGCGACGTGCGCGAAGGGCTCGAAGGAAACCTCTGCCGCTGCACCGGCTACCACAACATCGTGAAGGCCGTGCTCGCCGCGGCCGAGGCCGCGAAGGTGTCGCAGTGA
- a CDS encoding peroxiredoxin has product MSADVGEAAPDFTLPGIENGVRRDYTLSEYRGQKVVLAFYPGDDTPGCTRQMCSYRDEFAVFEGVQAVLLGISPQDVDSHERWAQKRNLQFPLLADTDRVVAREYGCAAPVIGIRRAVYVIDGEGVVRHTDKKLIGATFEKAGKLAGILQGI; this is encoded by the coding sequence ATGAGTGCCGACGTCGGTGAGGCCGCGCCCGATTTCACGCTGCCCGGCATCGAGAACGGCGTTCGGCGCGACTACACGCTGTCGGAGTACCGCGGGCAGAAGGTCGTGCTCGCGTTCTATCCCGGCGACGACACGCCGGGCTGCACGCGCCAGATGTGCTCGTATCGCGACGAGTTCGCGGTGTTCGAAGGCGTGCAGGCGGTGTTGCTCGGCATCTCGCCGCAGGACGTCGACAGTCACGAGCGTTGGGCGCAGAAGCGGAACCTGCAGTTCCCGCTGCTCGCCGACACCGATCGGGTGGTCGCGCGCGAGTACGGATGCGCAGCGCCGGTGATCGGCATCCGGCGCGCGGTCTACGTGATCGACGGCGAAGGCGTCGTCCGCCACACGGACAAGAAGCTCATCGGGGCGACCTTCGAGAAGGCCGGCAAGCTCGCCGGCATCCTGCAGGGCATCTGA
- a CDS encoding YebC/PmpR family DNA-binding transcriptional regulator produces MSGHSKWHSIKHKKGAADAARGKLFAVLIRQIEVAARSGGGDPESNATLRTMVQKARDASVPVDTIARAIKRGTGEEEGVVYEPVNYEGYAPHGVAVFVQALTDNRNRTGAEIKNIFSRNGGNFAEPGAVAWQFERRGEVMVEKSAAGEDDLMLVAADAGADDIVDLGDLWQVTTPPTELHAVRTAIEAASIKVKESDLTMVPTSTVELGEESAAKSVLRLVDALEEHDDVEAVYANFDIPESVLDAVTA; encoded by the coding sequence ATGTCCGGTCACAGCAAATGGCATTCGATCAAGCACAAGAAGGGCGCGGCCGACGCGGCGCGCGGCAAGCTCTTCGCGGTCCTCATCCGCCAGATCGAGGTCGCGGCGCGCAGCGGGGGCGGTGATCCCGAGTCGAACGCGACGCTCCGCACGATGGTGCAGAAGGCGCGTGACGCGTCGGTCCCCGTCGACACGATCGCGCGCGCGATCAAGCGCGGCACCGGCGAGGAAGAGGGCGTCGTCTACGAGCCCGTGAACTACGAGGGCTACGCGCCGCACGGTGTCGCGGTCTTCGTGCAGGCGCTCACCGACAACCGCAACCGCACCGGCGCGGAGATCAAGAACATCTTCAGTCGCAACGGCGGCAACTTTGCGGAGCCGGGCGCGGTGGCGTGGCAGTTCGAGCGGCGCGGCGAGGTGATGGTCGAGAAGAGCGCGGCGGGGGAGGACGACCTCATGCTCGTCGCGGCCGACGCCGGTGCCGACGACATCGTCGACCTCGGCGATCTGTGGCAGGTCACGACCCCGCCGACCGAGCTGCACGCGGTCCGCACCGCGATCGAGGCCGCGAGCATCAAGGTGAAGGAGAGCGACCTCACGATGGTGCCGACCTCGACGGTCGAGCTCGGCGAGGAGTCCGCGGCGAAGTCGGTGCTCCGGCTCGTCGACGCGCTCGAGGAGCACGACGACGTCGAGGCCGTCTACGCGAACTTCGACATCCCCGAGTCGGTGCTCGACGCGGTGACTGCATGA
- the pdxT gene encoding pyridoxal 5'-phosphate synthase glutaminase subunit PdxT, producing MKVGILALQGAFREHAEAFDAIGADAVLVRTPEQLAGVDALAIPGGESTTIDKLLDSSGLREPVATLVRDGMPALATCAGLIVLAREVTGDALAGTGGSRSGTPDLVTEASGAASAASATRRLALLDVTVRRNGYGRQVDSFEAALAVKGLPGGPFEGVFIRAPVIETVGAEVETLAEHDGKPVLVRQGAIWAATFHPELSGDLRIHQRFVES from the coding sequence GTGAAGGTCGGGATCCTTGCGCTGCAAGGCGCGTTCCGCGAGCACGCAGAGGCGTTCGACGCCATCGGTGCCGACGCGGTGCTCGTGCGCACACCCGAACAGCTTGCGGGCGTCGACGCGCTCGCGATTCCCGGCGGTGAGTCGACGACGATCGACAAGCTGCTCGATTCGTCGGGCCTGCGGGAACCGGTCGCGACGCTCGTGCGCGACGGCATGCCCGCGCTGGCCACGTGCGCGGGACTCATCGTGCTCGCGCGCGAGGTCACGGGCGACGCGCTCGCAGGAACGGGCGGGTCGCGGAGCGGAACACCCGATCTCGTGACGGAGGCGTCAGGAGCGGCCAGCGCAGCGAGTGCGACCAGAAGGCTCGCGCTGCTCGACGTCACGGTGCGCCGCAACGGCTACGGGCGTCAGGTCGACTCCTTCGAGGCCGCGCTCGCGGTGAAGGGTCTGCCCGGTGGTCCGTTCGAGGGCGTCTTCATCCGCGCGCCCGTCATCGAGACCGTCGGCGCCGAGGTCGAGACGCTCGCCGAGCACGACGGGAAACCGGTCCTCGTCCGCCAGGGTGCGATCTGGGCCGCTACGTTCCATCCGGAACTCTCCGGAGACCTGCGGATCCATCAACGGTTCGTGGAGAGCTAG